The sequence GGGATTGCACTTAGTCTGTAGATCACATTACGAAGTATCGCTAGGGTAGGCAGGCACATGATAGGGATGACAAAAAGATTGCTTTTCTGCCATGGCCCACAGCCCTAGGAGAGGAACAGAGTCATGTTTCTATGTATCATCCACTGGGTCTGTGGAATTCCCTGAGTGGTAGAATGAAGTTGGGGAAATTATTTGCCTGGctgatttgaaaacatttaaaacaaacattttgtcTTTGTTCTGCACTAAGGACATATAAGCTGACTTCATCGTGCTGGCGTGTAACGATTCATCCAAAACTCAGTACCCTCCATCAGAGATGAATGATGGGTAAAGGTGGAGTCTGCTCCTAAGAACAGCTTTCTCCTGGCAGAGTTTCTGCAAGGGAGAACACTGggctttaaaaacacaaacagcaCTGAGAACATGTCTGAGGAGTAGGAAACAGCAAATGCCAAGACCCTGAGTCAGGCACCAAATTGGTCTCTCGAGTGATCTGCTAGAGCAACACCTGTACGAAGGCTTGGGAGCTGAAGGACCCAGTAAGGAAGGAAGCAAGTCAGTAAGGAAAGGTCACCAAACAGGCTGGGGGAAGTTTCAGCTACATTGAAAAAGCACAGAAGTTATATCGAGAGGGTCTTTCTATTCCTGGCCCCTACAGCTTAACAGACACATGCCCAAGGGGTGAGAGTCAGGGCAATCCTTAATCCTTAGGGAGACAGTCTTCCCCTCAACCTAAGGAAGAGCTTTGTTCAATTAGAGGGGCCTAAGGATGGGTGGTCCCCAATGCTAAGTGTGTTTGAACAGAGGCCAGAAGACCACTTGGCAGGATATAGTTAGGAGATTCAAGTATGGGAAGGCTTCCGAAGCAGATGCCCACCTTGATGGTCCCTCTGAGCCCCCGAGAGAGTCTGACACTGGCCGAAGGCCTGCTACCGGCCTTGGCAGTGCTGGTATCCTACAGGTCCCTAAGAAGGCTTCACCGGGGACCAGAACTTCCATCAGACCTGGCCAGGTAGCCACCTGCGCTCTCTCGGCCCGGCACCTGGGTGCAAAGGGTGGAGCTGGAGCTAAGAAAAAGCTCTAGCCAGGCCGGGTTGGGGAGACTTCGGCTACCCAGGCAGCACTTTCCCAATTTCCATTTCTACCATTTCCTGCCCTACATCTGGGATCACCTTCCGTGATAAGCAACAAGGCAGTAAATAACCTCAAGTCTTACAGTGAGAAAGTCATTCCCCTTGCAGTTCCCATTCCaggtttttaactttattaaggCGAAAATTCTCACTTGGATGCCAGTACGTCTAACTCCCTCGCAACAATCTCCTAACCTCCCTTTGTACAAAGAGAGCAAGCCTCAGAGTCTTTGCAGGCACAGTATCAAACTGCAATCTCGCAACAttgtttacattcatttttaGTTACCTTTTTAAGGTTCTTTtcgtttattttgaaagggagtgtgagcaggggaggggcaagagagggacgaagagagagagaattccaagcaggctctgcactgtcatccaggagcctgactcagagttcgaactcacagaccatgagattgtgacctaaacagaaaccaagagccagccgtttaactgactgagccacccgtgcaccccagttatttctattttatcaaatgtaaactttatttttttttaatgtttatttatttttgagacagagagagacagagcatgaatgggggagggtcagagagagagacacagaatctgaaacaggctccaggctctgagccataagcacagagcccgacgtggggctcgaactcacagaccatgagatcatgacctgagccgaagtcggatgcttaaccgactgagccacccaggcgcccccaaatgtaaactttaaaaaatgcaattaggTTTAAAAAGGGAGttaattctggggtgcctggttggctcagtaggttaagtgtccaactcttggtttctgctcaggtcatgatctcatggtttgggagccTGAGCCCCGTGTGGGTCTCCACACTGCtggtatagagcctgcttgggattctctctctctcaaaataaatgaataaacttacacacgcaaaaacaaacaaacaaacaaacaaaaaacccaaagaacaaaaacaaacaaaaagtgacttatttcagaaaatattaagcgtctgcagtgcctgggtggctcagtcagttaagcatccggctcttggtttcagctcaaggtcatgatctcagtttgtgagatggagccctctGCGCTGTtagcagagcctgcctgggattctctttctctctctgcctctcaaaataaataaataaacattaaaaaaaaattaagtgatgaACACTACAAGAAATAGAGAGATCTGACAAAAATTATGAATGTGCTGCCCTGACAACTCAACATTGGGGAACATTGTTCTAGAATAAGGACTTTGGGCTCAATCATTTTCCATATCAAAATTTTGCGCTCTCTGAGTTTTGTCTGTTCTCCCTGGCTGTTGCTGTTTCCTACCAAagactatttttgaaaaatctccGCCTTATTTTAGCTGACTGAGGGGAAAGAGATTTAGTTGTTACTTGGGTTAAGACAAGAACAGAAGGGCCCTAGAGGTTATAGGTACAACCAGCAAAGGGAAAGTGGAGATACAGGGTGAAGTGAAAAACCAGGCACAGAAGGTTCCAGTACTGTGGAGAGTGCTACTTCCTTCCCACCCAGCTCCCAAATACAAGTCTGTGGATTCAATTTAAAGGTCCTCTTACaatggagaggaaagagaagggagaaagctccaatttttaagaaatgtttatcttttctttttaaaaaagttataaaattcaAGTGGTTGATTAAAGTTAAAAATCTATTGCCACAAAATTTAATGGATTTAAAAGATTTCCGGATCTCTGGACTTGAAGCCCCATATTCTCTCCACATTGATCCTACATTTCTCATAGATCTCACactttcaggtttttctttagaaaacacaaTCTGAGGTCATTTGTAAGCAATCAGCACTTGGGAGTGCAGGGAGCTCTGGCTGAGGCAGCTGGGGGGCCTGGCAGGACTGGGTGCCCCATTGGGAGCCACACCCTCGCTGCCAGCGCTCCCTGCACAGCACAGGACCTGTGAGGTGGGCCAGGGGACTCCCTTGCCCTGCAGGCCTCCTAGTCTCTCCAGGGGGATGCCGATCTGCCCTGAGCTTGGCACTTCGTCCAGTGGCCAGCCACACCCTTGGCTTCATTCCACTTTGATTCTGGTCAGTTCCCATCTTCCTTCTCCACAGAGTTTCAGAACCAAGGAGTGAAACTGCAAGAGACCACCACCACGCATAGATCAGGCTGGCCCGGCCACAACAAGAGGAGGCCATCCattccctgccctctctgctgcCCCCGCTCCCCATTTTGAAGGGCCCCTGGCCAGGCCCAGCCTTtgggctcttcctcctccttaagCCATCTCTGTGAGCTTGGGTACCTTCTCAAGGCTGCGCCGATGTCCCACACTGATGAACGTCATGCCCAGCTGCTGGCCAATGCGGTAGAGCTCACTCTCCACCTCCTCAGTCAGGGCGCTGGTGGCTTCATCAAGCACTGAGGGCAGAAGCCGGAGGGAAGAGATAGggtcctgcccctgcccacctctgctTCTCCAAACCGCACTTACCTCTGGCTGGGACCAGGGGAAGGATAACGGCTGCTCTGGCTTACAGGAGCCCTGCCATAGGGAGAGCATGGCCAAAAGAGCAGAGGGCGAGGCTCTACCTGGGAAGCCTCCTACCAGCGGCAGGACAAAATCCCCCCTCTTCCTGTAATAAGCACCAGTTCCGCCTAGAACCGCTCAAAGCAGGGATTCTTAGTTCCCCCCAGGATGTCAGTCCCTGAAGAAGTTCACACCTGCCGTCCCTCTccaggcagagctggggggaGGAGTGTGGCCCCCTTATGGACCGCAGAGCCCGGGGGCATAAAATCACACGCTCTTTCAAGGCTGGCTCTGGCTGCTGCGATGGCAGAATGCTTAGGAACTGGTGGCACATCCAGAGCCGCCCTGAGGATTCCAAGAGCACCCTGCGGCCTCATGGGCAGAGCCCGGCCATCCTGTCCTGCAGGGACAGAGATGCCCAGTCATGCACAGGGGTGCTCTCCTACCCACGTGAACGCCTCAATTATACACgaacacacacgcacagacaccTCTGTGAGCACACGGCACCTGGCACGCACACCTGTGGGGCAGGCCTCACCTGCGTACTTTGGCTGCAGGTAGAAGAGCCGGGCAAAGGAGAGCCTCTGCATCTCTCCTGGGGACAGAACGTCATACCTGAGGAGTGGGAACGAGAGCACCACTAGAGGAAGGAGGATATAGACTGACTGTTGCACAGAAGGTCAAGGCAAGAAGAGGTTCCCATGGCAGGAGCCAGCGCCGAGACAGATGGACAGCACCCTCCTCCCTTCAACGACACTGCAGCCCTGCTGCCCACGAGCTGAGGTCCCAACTGTGCTCTCGAGGCCATGAACATGCCCTTGATGGGCCAGCAAATACCTGGAGCCCAGTCTTTGGGGGAGATGGCTCTGAAGCACCCCAACTCCCTTCTTACCAGTTCCAATCGACCTGCTGGTCCAGACCCTCTGTCCTCGCCACCAAACTGGACTGTAACACACCCAGAGGGAACACTGTCTGTGAAAGGGCCCATCCCTGcttcctgccaccccaccccacccatctcTGAGACAGAGCTCCATCCTTGCGGTGCACCATGGCAGGACGCCGTGAGAGCAATCTGCCGCAGGCAGAGAGGAATACCTCGTTAACTGCACGGTTTAGATTTGCTGGAGCATGAGAACAAGAAAAAGCGGACTTACTTGGTGttttgtcatcattttaaaattcgCTCCAGAGAACGCACCCCCTTATTGCCTGTACATGCCCACAGCTCCTGTCGCCACTTTATACTCCACTCCCCTGACCCAGGCTCCGACTTCCAGTCCCAGGCCCAGGCCAGTCGGCTGGCTCTGCCGGACCAGCATTTGCGGTCGGTGCTACCAGGTGGGCCTGGACCTCAGGGTCCCTGCCCGCACTCACCAGGCCTGCCAACTCCAAGAACCTCACGATCCTCTCATCGTCGGTAGAGCCTGCAACACAGAGAAGCTTTCCTCCAGAAGTCAGCTCCTTCTGGGTGGCCAGAAGAGATGGGGTACATCatggaagggggcggggggggggggcaccagaaTCTGGGCTAAGGCTCTGCAGGGACAGGTTATGGCACTTAACACAGAAGGGAAGGGCCAGGTGAAGGAAGtaatctcttcccttcctccagtgGGCATGTCTCCtcaaggagaggaagacagagcaagaGGAGTTTGCAAAATCATAAGCcgttgaagaagaaaaccaaccCGATACCGGCAGCCTTGCTGGAGCCTCTGCCAAAAGGCACTGGCGAGGCCACAGCCAGGCAGAGTGGGGACAACTGACATGGGAGGACGTGTCTCAGCGAGGCCCAGCTCACCTGAGTCGGGGTAGATCTCCTTTAGGGGATATATCACctgacaaaacaaaaccacacaggCCTGAGATGAGGGCCAACGAGAGGTGGGGCGGCACATAGCCCATCCTCCCTCAGAAACAGCCCCAGGAACCACCAAGGCCAGGCTCCTCTCCACCTGAGGACGGCAAGGAACACCCGGGCCAAGAGTCCAGTGGGAGAGGTTAAGCCGGCAGATGGTGGGGCAGGGCCCCCAGAATCCAACCTGCCCCAGGAGCCACTCTAATGGCCCAATCCACGGATGTGAATAGAAAGTTCTTAGGGCCAGGGCATTGCTAGGCAGGGGCCATTTTATTACCCCACCTGCTGCCCCAGAACTCTCTAGCGCAGAGACCTGTCATACTGCCAGAAGCCTCAGCGAGGGCAGGGGTAggagtgggctccacactgacctgCTCCCGAAGGGTCCCATCAGTGAAGAATGGCTTTTGTGGCAAGAACAGCACCCCATGGGGTCCAAAGTCCGTCAGCATCTGCACTGAGCCTGCAGAGCCCACAGAAACCTCCATTTTGAGATCTCCTAGAGTAATTGCCTCTCACTTCCTTTCCTGACAAAAACACCCggatttttacacacacacacacacacacacacacacacacacacacacacacacgcatcccACCAGCTGGCtcagaggcagggagggctggTTCTCACCTCGTGTGCTTGTCCAGAGGCTGCCTAGAACCCGGAGCAAGGAGGTCTTGCCGGTGCCCGTGTTGCCCGTGATGAGCAGACTCTGACCTTCAGAGATCTTCAGGCTCAGATCCTTGATTAAGGGTTTGTTAGAGAAGGGGGCACAGATGGAGACCCGCTCGAGGAGAAAAGCTGTGTCTGTTGGTTCTGCGGCTGGCCAGTCTGGGGCCCTGTGATTAAGAGGAGGGGAGTGTGGGGAAGATAAGTAGTGTGTTTTGCCAGCGGGGAGGGTCTtgtccttgggggggggggggggtcttaccTCTGAATAGAGGGGTGGTTATGGGCTAAACTATGTCCTCAAAATAACATGCTGAAGTCTCAACCCCTAGTGCCTCAGAGTGTAACTGCACTTGAAGATAAGGTATTTAAAGAAATGACTGCATTAAAATGAGGCCATGAAGATAGGGCTCTGATCTAATACAGCTGAGGTCATTTCAAGAAGGAGAGggtcacccgggtggctcagtcggttaagcgtccaactttggctcaggtcaggaactcacggtttgtgagtttgagccccacgttgggctctgtgcagacagctcgtggcctgctttggatcctctgtccccctctctttttgcccttcccctgcgtgctcgctctctctctctcaaaaataaacatttaacacaaaaaacaaaaagaaaagaaaagggagaggctCACACACAGGGAAGAGGCCAGGAAagggcacagggagaagacagatctgcaagccaaggagagaagcctcagaagaaaccaacccagGCAATaacttgatctgggacttccagtctccagaactgtgaggaaataaatgttgGATAAGTCACCTGGCCTATGGTATCGTTAGGGCAGCCCTAGCAGACTAACAGAGGTAGGGCTGGGGGCACCTCCTTTATTCCAGGCTTCACAAAGCCCCGCACGTGACTCCTTACCCCCACTTGGTAGATGAGGAAAGCAAGTCAGGTGGCTAAGTAACTCCCTCAGGGTCACAGGGCTGAAGCTGTCTAACTAGAAGACGAGCGGGTTTTCATAGCACGTGTAACCAGGAGCTATGACAGGATGGGCATGGTGGTCATAAAGGGATCTGGAGCTGCTGGGTCTGCGCAGACACCCATCTCCCCCGGACAACAGCACCTCTGGTCTCCTGTGGCCACTGCCCCATCTCCCCAGCCCGAGGCCCAGAGGTGCACGAAGCCTGAATTCTGAACAGGGCAACAGCTCAGGCTTTAGTCCCTAAGGAGAGAGTTGTGTGTGGTCCCTGGAATTCAAGctgtttccatttctgaaagCTTTCTCTGTGGCCACTGTTCAAGTACCTTCTGTGAACTGTGATTCTAATCCTCGCAAGCACCCTGAGAGGAAGGTTCAGATACTGTCCCCCttacagagatgaagaaactgagacacagaagaaCAGTTAAGTAATTAGATCAGGAAAAGCGAGGACATGAAACAAATCCTCAGTTGCACAGAAAGGTCAGAAACATCACCGAGCATGCAAGGAGACACGAATAAAGACGTGTGGGTGTGAGCGAGGCAAGGGGAACAAGCATGCCCTGAGGAAAGGGGTAGGTGGTGGGGCTCAGTGGGAGGGGTACCACTCAGATTCGTCTTGTTCTCACAGGCCCAAGCGGGTGTGCGCACAACAGATGCCAGAACAGCAACACTAACTGTGAACATGTGTAACGTGTCGGGCATGAGGCAGCGATCTCCTTCATTTGCTCCGCACATTTCTGCTGCACGGCTGGGCAAGAGCAGGGCTCCAGGGCGAACCCGAACTGGGCACCCCCAGAGCTGCCCCCTCAACCGCTGTGCCACCCTGCCAGGCCGGCACCCACCTGTCCATGTCCCACTCGCTCTCATCCAGGATCTCACCACCGTGCGACTTCGGGGACATGTCCAGAAGGGTCTCCTCAAGTTCCCCGATCCTGGGCAAGAAATGAAAATCTGAGGAGGGTCTGAAGGCCCAGGTGAAGGTGttagtctccctctctcacacccGCTAGCATAtggtttttctgttcctttttttcattcagctACTTCTCCAAGTGGCACATGCTCTGCTCAGGACGTGGGGAGGGGCCTGACGCGGCCTCACCTGTGCGTGTAACCAGCCACGTCTGAGAGGGTGCTGGAGAGGTCGATGAGCCGGGTGAAGCAGCTGATGAGGTAAATGCACACAAAGGCATTCTGCACAGGACAGGGAGCACTGATCAAAGGCCTGGACTCTGAGGTCCTGGGCACTTGGCTGAAGGGGATGGCACGAGGGGTCAGCAGAGGGGATTCTCACCTTGCTGACCACGGTGCTGAGCTCTGCGGGGCTCAGGTCTCCATAGACACCACCGAAAATAGGGATTGCAATCACAATGTAACTCAGGATGCTGCCCAGATAGTCAAATGTGTTGATGCCGACTGTGGAAGACAGAAACCCCCAGGATGAGAGACGCAGGAACCATTCATGCGCTCTGAGGGAGGAAGAGCCAAGCAGGGCCAAGCTATTCCCTGGATCCTCATTCTCCCGAAGGTACTCATGGCAAAGGCAGTGGCTCCTTGTGGCTAATTCCTTCATCAGAGCAAAGTGATTCgtgcagagagaaagcagggaggtgtgggaagggaaggggactaTCCCAATCCTGTGGCTCCTGCCTCCGGGGGCTCCCTCCACCTACTGTACAGCCACAGCTCCTTGGACATCAGCTCCCTCTGGGTCTGAAGGAGTCTCTGCAGCCTGCGGTCTGTCCTCATGTGCTCCACGTGCCCAGCTCTGGCGAGAAAGGCTGGGGTGTCCACGGGGCCTGGAGAGCCTTACTCCAGGCCAGGGGACCCCTCCATCCCTCATCACATATCACATGCTCCTTTAGGGACCAAGCCTGTTCAAATAGTCTTCACCTCAGACCCTTCCTGCTACTAACACCCATTCATTGCCTCGTTTTCTCAACATAGTGTTGTCTGCAGAAAGAATATGAACTCTAGATTGGGCAGAGctggttcaaatcttggctctggcCAATTACTAGCTGGGTGACGCTGATAAGTTACTTAAGCCTCagaatctcagtttcttcttctataaaatggagctaatagCACCTACATAACAAGTCAAAGTGAGAATTTCTAAACATACACTGCCAGGCATAAGAGGGGCCCTCAATAAATAACAGCTGTTATTGCTAAACAAATATACACGTAGTCGCTATgtggcaggccctgtgctagtTAGCCAGTGAGATAAAGAAGTGGATAAAATAGTCCCTGTCCTTGAGCTCCCAGTTCAGGGGGGACAGGCAGACACTGCATTCTCCACCTGGCACGTGGAAAGtgtcagagggacagagaagccaTTGGAAGCCACCCAGAGCTCCAACAACCAACCTGCTTTCCCCAGAGCCTCTTGAGAGGCTGCAGAATCCAAAAACAACTTAGCACAGGCTCAGCCCTACCCACCACACAACCCAACCCCACCTTGCAGATTCCTAGTATCCTTGGCGCCCCCAAGTGGTGGCTGCTACAAACTTCAGCAGAGCTGGACAAGTGCAAAAGTCCCTGGGCAATGAGATCCAGATAATTCAATGGCAGCTTCCACGAACACCTCTGGGCCCTGAGCTATTAGTCCAAACAACGATTCCAAAGGCCACCAGGAGGCAAGGCCCAGGGACTTGCCCTGACCCTGAGGGAAGGAATGAAATTTCACAATGCTGCTGTCAGGAGACCAGGTGACTCTCTGTTCCACTTGAACAGTGTAAGAACCAGGTCTCCTGATCTCCTGaggctccctttccttctttatgCTACAGAGACAAAGGATTGGCCTTTGACTCTTTGATCAGCCATCAGGCAGTGGCAGAAAGCCATTTTAAAGAGGATAAGACAAAGGCAGAGGCAATGCCTCACAATCCTCACCAAGATGTGAAGCATTCACTCATTTCATTCTTAGAACAAATTTAGGCCCCATGTTAGGCCACTAGAAGGGACCAGCTTCAGAAGCAAAAATCCCTGGACATAAGGATGAGGCCAACAAGGTCAGTGAGAGATACGGGGATAGGGTCATAGCCAAATGGAAATACTCGGCCCCTAGGCTCAGTGATGGTGGGAGGGCTGTACAATTCGTCTTCCCTTCTCTGCCATCTCTTCTATCAGCTCTGATGAGGCAGAAGGGAACTATCCCCACCTGACTCACCTGAAGAAAGCAGCAGGCTCAGCATTGACCCGGATCTGCATGTGCTTGAACCTGCGCAGACCAAAGGGAAACGTGTGCTGACAGTGGCCAGTACTGGCCCCTCTCCTTTTGGAGGCCTGGACTAAGACCTCCCAAGAGGAACCCAGCTCCACCTCAAAACTGTGGCCGTCCTGGCGTAGCCCTTCCCTGAGCTGTCATAAGGCGGGAATCCCAGGACCTGTGTGGGGTGATAGACGCCCTGCAGACAGGGCAGCTCCTCAGCTCCCCAGAGGACAGGTGCATTCCTGCCCACACCACCGCCTCCCAGGGCCCAACTTGAAGGAGGGGGGCCCGAGAAGCAAGAACAGGGGCTGGATCCATCGGCTGAGCCAAACCAGGGAGGTTGGAACAGAAGCACATGAGAAGGCCGAGGGATGATGATGGCCAATCGGACGCTGTCCTCGGTGCTTCTCATGTATCATCTCAGTAATCTTCCTCACCACCCTCTCTGCAGGCAACGGTATCACCCCTTTCAGAGATGGGATCACTGAAGTTTAGGGAGGTTCAAGACCTCACCCAAGAGCACGTGGCTAGTAACTAGCACAGGCCGGGATTTGAATGAGGCTGTCTTACTCTAGGTCTCATTCTTTAGCCACTATGCTCAGCCCAGGAACCTCAAGCAAGAGAGACATACCTGAAATCCCCCTCCAGCTTCTCCTGCTGCACCAGCTTTGCCACGATGGGCCCCATCAACATTTTGTTCACCACGGTTCCCAGAATGAAATACCCGAAGATGCTCATAGGCCCAAGCCAGCCTGTGCTGAAAAGcagaggggtaggggtgggggtggggagtgtgtgtgtgtgtgtgtgtgtgtgtgtgtgtgtgtgtgtggcacgtATGTCTGCAGGGCTCAGCCCTGATTCTTGCTTTCAGGCACCAGTTGTCCAGTTTCAGCCAGCAGTCCTGTGGGACCTCTGCTCCTGTGTGGGGGGTCATTTGCTACCTGATCTAGGCGGTCAGAGTACCAGGATCCCCGTGACACTGAAATGCCACGTCtcaagggagggcagaggggcgaGCACAGGACAGAGGAAGGCTTCCTGGGCTACaggtaggagggaaggaaggcccGGACTTGGGAGAATTTGTGTGAGTGAGTGACCTCGGGGGAAACAcctggctgggggaggaggagaggtgtCACCTTTGGAAGCACTGGTAGGTGTAGTAGAGGAGGGTGAAGGGCGAGATGATCAGTTTGCTAGCCATGCTGCTGAGCTGCCGGCAGAACCGTTCCACGTCCTGGCTGATGCGCTGGTCCCTGGAACCAACAACACAGAGCAACTGGACCAGGGAGCAGGGCAGAAGGTGGAGAGAGTGGAGACAGATTCCGGTTACCTCTCATCCTGACCTTGCCTTTCGGCACTGTCAGCTACGATCCCAGGGAAAGATGGACCCAGATAAGCACTGGTTTTCCTAGAGGCACCGAGACCCTCAGGACCTTTAAACGGGGTTCTGAAGAGTGGCGTCTTAgggtgcctcagtttacccctcAGGAAAAGTGGCAACTGAAAGGTCCAGTACCCAAGGGTCCTGAGCAGCACCAGAGAAAGACAGGAGGGTGGATAAGCCGAGTTTCTGGATGAGCAGAAAAGCTATCCCGTCTATCTAGCTCCTCCCAATCTCTTCTGCAAGCCCGAGCCTCCCCCATTTTAACTATCTGGCTACAGAGGCTTCATATGGGGTGAGCCATGGAGAAGCctagaagagaaagaggcaaCAGGCATCCGAAGAATCTTTGCTGCAAAGCTCAGCTTAGGCTGAGGAAAGCAAGAAAGTGCCTgagggtggtgggtggagagGGAATGAGTATGAGGAGGGACTCCTCAGGTCCCACTGCACCGCCGGGGGGCCACACTGACTCCTATTTCCAATGAGAGacatgaccctgggcaagtcacttgcattctctgggcctcagtttcctcacctgtaaaataacaAGAGCGAACTCACACTGG comes from Panthera tigris isolate Pti1 chromosome B3, P.tigris_Pti1_mat1.1, whole genome shotgun sequence and encodes:
- the ABCD4 gene encoding lysosomal cobalamin transporter ABCD4 isoform X7; translated protein: MASKLIISPFTLLYYTYQCFQSTGWLGPMSIFGYFILGTVVNKMLMGPIVAKLVQQEKLEGDFRFKHMQIRVNAEPAAFFRAGHVEHMRTDRRLQRLLQTQRELMSKELWLYIGINTFDYLGSILSYIVIAIPIFGGVYGDLSPAELSTVVSKNAFVCIYLISCFTRLIDLSSTLSDVAGYTHRIGELEETLLDMSPKSHGGEILDESEWDMDRAPDWPAAEPTDTAFLLERVSICAPFSNKPLIKDLSLKISEGQSLLITGNTGTGKTSLLRVLGSLWTSTRGSVQMLTDFGPHGVLFLPQKPFFTDGTLREQVIYPLKEIYPDSGSTDDERIVRFLELAGLSSLVARTEGLDQQVDWNWYDVLSPGEMQRLSFARLFYLQPKYAVLDEATSALTEEVESELYRIGQQLGMTFISVGHRRSLEKFHSLVLKLCGEGRWELTRIKVE
- the ABCD4 gene encoding lysosomal cobalamin transporter ABCD4 isoform X2, with translation MAVPGPAAGAGARPKLDLQFLQRFLQIQKVLFPSWSSQNALMFLTLLCVALLEQLVIYQVGLIPSQYYGVLGNKDLDGFKTLTFLAVVLIILNSMGRVYYTLNVLRDDVDNPDQRISQDVERFCRQLSSMASKLIISPFTLLYYTYQCFQSTGWLGPMSIFGYFILGTVVNKMLMGPIVAKLVQQEKLEGDFRFKHMQIRVNAEPAAFFRAGHVEHMRTDRRLQRLLQTQRELMSKELWLYIGINTFDYLGSILSYIVIAIPIFGGVYGDLSPAELSTVVSKNAFVCIYLISCFTRLIDLSSTLSDVAGYTHRIGELEETLLDMSPKSHGGEILDESEWDMDRAPDWPAAEPTDTAFLLERVSICAPFSNKPLIKDLSLKISEGQSLLITGNTGTGKTSLLRVLGSLWTSTRGSVQMLTDFGPHGVLFLPQKPFFTDGTLREQVIYPLKEIYPDSGSTDDERIVRFLELAGLSSLVARTEGLDQQVDWNWYDVLSPGEMQRLSFARLFYLQPKYAVLDEATSALTEEVESELYRIGQQLGMTFISVGHRRSLEKFHSLVLKLCGEGRWELTRIKVE
- the ABCD4 gene encoding lysosomal cobalamin transporter ABCD4 isoform X4, which gives rise to MFLTLLCVALLEQLVIYQVGLIPSQYYGVLGNKDLDGFKTLTFLAVVLIILNSMLKSFDQFTCNLLYVSWRKDLTEHLHRFYFQGRVYYTLNVLRDDVDNPDQRISQDVERFCRQLSSMASKLIISPFTLLYYTYQCFQSTGWLGPMSIFGYFILGTVVNKMLMGPIVAKLVQQEKLEGDFRFKHMQIRVNAEPAAFFRAGHVEHMRTDRRLQRLLQTQRELMSKELWLYIGINTFDYLGSILSYIVIAIPIFGGVYGDLSPAELSTVVSKNAFVCIYLISCFTRLIDLSSTLSDVAGYTHRIGELEETLLDMSPKSHGGEILDESEWDMDRAPDWPAAEPTDTAFLLERVSICAPFSNKPLIKDLSLKISEGQSLLITGNTGTGKTSLLRVLGSLWTSTRGSVQMLTDFGPHGVLFLPQKPFFTDGTLREQVIYPLKEIYPDSGSTDDERIVRFLELAGLSSLVARTEGLDQQVDWNWYDVLSPGEMQRLSFARLFYLQPKYAVLDEATSALTEEVESELYRIGQQLGMTFISVGHRRSLEKFHSLVLKLCGEGRWELTRIKVE
- the ABCD4 gene encoding lysosomal cobalamin transporter ABCD4 isoform X9, yielding MRTDRRLQRLLQTQRELMSKELWLYIGINTFDYLGSILSYIVIAIPIFGGVYGDLSPAELSTVVSKNAFVCIYLISCFTRLIDLSSTLSDVAGYTHRIGELEETLLDMSPKSHGGEILDESEWDMDRAPDWPAAEPTDTAFLLERVSICAPFSNKPLIKDLSLKISEGQSLLITGNTGTGKTSLLRVLGSLWTSTRGSVQMLTDFGPHGVLFLPQKPFFTDGTLREQVIYPLKEIYPDSGSTDDERIVRFLELAGLSSLVARTEGLDQQVDWNWYDVLSPGEMQRLSFARLFYLQPKYAVLDEATSALTEEVESELYRIGQQLGMTFISVGHRRSLEKFHSLVLKLCGEGRWELTRIKVE
- the ABCD4 gene encoding lysosomal cobalamin transporter ABCD4 isoform X8; translated protein: MSIFGYFILGTVVNKMLMGPIVAKLVQQEKLEGDFRFKHMQIRVNAEPAAFFRAGHVEHMRTDRRLQRLLQTQRELMSKELWLYIGINTFDYLGSILSYIVIAIPIFGGVYGDLSPAELSTVVSKNAFVCIYLISCFTRLIDLSSTLSDVAGYTHRIGELEETLLDMSPKSHGGEILDESEWDMDRAPDWPAAEPTDTAFLLERVSICAPFSNKPLIKDLSLKISEGQSLLITGNTGTGKTSLLRVLGSLWTSTRGSVQMLTDFGPHGVLFLPQKPFFTDGTLREQVIYPLKEIYPDSGSTDDERIVRFLELAGLSSLVARTEGLDQQVDWNWYDVLSPGEMQRLSFARLFYLQPKYAVLDEATSALTEEVESELYRIGQQLGMTFISVGHRRSLEKFHSLVLKLCGEGRWELTRIKVE
- the ABCD4 gene encoding lysosomal cobalamin transporter ABCD4 isoform X6, translating into MAVPGPAAGAGARDQRISQDVERFCRQLSSMASKLIISPFTLLYYTYQCFQSTGWLGPMSIFGYFILGTVVNKMLMGPIVAKLVQQEKLEGDFRFKHMQIRVNAEPAAFFRAGHVEHMRTDRRLQRLLQTQRELMSKELWLYIGINTFDYLGSILSYIVIAIPIFGGVYGDLSPAELSTVVSKNAFVCIYLISCFTRLIDLSSTLSDVAGYTHRIGELEETLLDMSPKSHGGEILDESEWDMDRAPDWPAAEPTDTAFLLERVSICAPFSNKPLIKDLSLKISEGQSLLITGNTGTGKTSLLRVLGSLWTSTRGSVQMLTDFGPHGVLFLPQKPFFTDGTLREQVIYPLKEIYPDSGSTDDERIVRFLELAGLSSLVARTEGLDQQVDWNWYDVLSPGEMQRLSFARLFYLQPKYAVLDEATSALTEEVESELYRIGQQLGMTFISVGHRRSLEKFHSLVLKLCGEGRWELTRIKVE